ACTTAATTTAAAGCTTAAactttctatctatctatctatctatctatctatctatctatctatctatctatctatctatcgatctatcgaTCTATCCTCACCTGGTTAGTATTAGTGACTCTGGGCATCAGTCTGGAGCTGGAGTCGTCGTCTGTCTGCTGACTCTGagcctgaaaacacagacagggagattagatttttcttatttggattcatcacatttatttattcacactgtttcactgttcatttcctgtaatTGTTTAGTCAGTTTTGGAGCCTAAACGCTGGTTCAAACCCTGTTACAGCCTGTCAGGTATAAAACCctttatttattcctgttttgATCCCTAACAATAATCCAAATAGAGTATAATTAgtgccaaaacaacaaaatcaatcaGCGTTGGAATCTTTCTCCGCTCTTCTGTACAGGTGAAGAAATATTGGTTCCTTAATTCTTTCCTTGTTTTATGAAGCCTagattaaatacaaatgaaatattgGGTCTAAATAAATATTCTGGGATAAGCctctaaaatataatttcattttttttttactgtatctgTATTAATTGAACATCTGGATTTACTTTAAGAGAAGCACTGGTTTGAGCTACGGAGTGAAAATGGTGCCAACAAATGATGAGATTTAAAACCCGatttctgaaattaaatttgaagtTCTGTTAAaaattaattgtaaaataatgaataaattctctaaataaaaaaagaatttataataaaatctgaaacCATGTATATATTAAATTCAGAATGTGACTACTTACTCAATGGCAGTTTTAGGGTACTTCTACTTTACAACTCTATCCTACCTTATACTTCTACtttactacatttcagaggcaaatattgtTCTTCTTGCTCCTTGTTAGTTTACATACTGAACATATGATGAGTTTATAAAATAAGaagcatttttataacattttagaaaacataAAGCAGTTAAAGGTTGCTGTGATGTGAAGTCGTATGAGTCCAATATTACTGTATACTAATACTACTGTAGGTACATgttgtaaattatttttctagTGTGGTGttactacttttattttggtaaatgaTCCGAATACTTTTTCTTTCGCCGATTTAAAGGTCAAATCTGAcgttaaaacaaacatttgaattcAGGATTTGACTTTACAGTATAAGacatatattttaaatgaaccaCTCACATGTTGCGAAATGTCCCGGACGGCCTGGTAAGTCTGCGGGTTTCGCAGCGGCTGGCTGAGCGGCCGGTCGACAGGCAGCGCTGACCCCTGCTCGgcccagccaatcagaagcagcGGCAGAAGGACAAGCATGGCGGCGGCAggacggaggagagagagtgtggcGATGTTGAGCTTCATCTTTCCTGGAGATAAATTGATCTTTAATCCTTTCAGAGCGAGGAGAAGTCAGAGTTTTCACctggaagacagaaagagaaaataaataaaacctctgTGATGAAACACTCAAGCGCTGAATGAGTCTTTTGCATCTGTCCCTGTGTCCTCACCTGTGAGCAGATGCTGTTGTGAAGACGTCTCTGCACCCAATCTCTTTATACTCATCAACCCTCCGCCCCCTCTGCAGAAATATAGGACAGGTAACCAGCCAAAAAaccccatcacacacacacacacacacacacacacacacacacacacacatacaggtcaGTGCTGAGCGGGGGCAAtctgtgtttactgtcacttacacaaagaggaaattaaCTGTCAGTGAAGGTGTGACGACTGCCGCTACTTTTGTCATCGATTTGCTAAAAGAgcattttaattgtgtttttgcagtgacatcatttcctctttttttctgtatgtatgtgtgtgtgtgtgtgtgtgtgtgtgtgtgtgtgtgtttgtgtgttggatTAGAAGCTGGAAATCAACATTGTTGTTTAAACTTCCCTCAGacggacaaaaaaaagaaactagtTCGACCGGCCTGTGACTGTAGCTCTGTTCAGATTACATGTTTGAACAGAAGGTTTATTTTGTCATATTATGCAACTCTTCAAAATGTGGTATCATCAAAATGATTATATAATAATGTACAATACATGCAAGCAATGTTCTAGCACTCTATATTTTAAAGATGCAataactgaaacaataattctGAATTTCTGAATTTTTTATTCGCTTTGTAAAGTGTCCTTGGGTGttgtttataaataaaatgcattattattattattattattattaggtaagtttttattagaaaaacatctGTTATATTTGCTTTAGGATAATCAACTGGTAGCACACTGGTTCTgcagatgatggagggaggaataaaaacaaagaaataaatgggACCCAGGATTGATCCCTGGGGGACTCCAGACCATCACAACTGGCCGCTCCTTCTGCTTCTACAGAGGAAGTCCTGTTTGATATCTATCAATTATATAAATCAGGGACATTGTATGAGCTCCTGCTCCTGGAGGCCTACAGTGGAAACCCCCACCCTGCTCCCTGATCGCTGCCAGTACAGAAACAATCcagtttccctcctctgtctctgctgcttcttcacatCAATATTCAGGAATTTCCAGGTTGTGAAGTGACGGATCGAGTGGCCGGGTCAGTTTTCTGTAaaatttttccatttattgtGCGGAGTGTGGGTGTGTTAATCCCTCAGAGACTGGTAATAGGATTAAAGGCCTCACTGCTACAAAAGAAGCTGCAGACATCCTTCACCTGGCCTgacatcagctgctgtgtttaaaggaaaaaaatacctGTTTCTGCATATGTGAACACCTTCAATAGAATAAATTCACTCATACTgaaataaatctgaatttaaattaCTCTCGTTCTGATCAGAATCAGGTGTTACAACATCTGTGTCACATTGCTCATCATACGTTGCGACATGTTGTGCGTAGTGAGGAAGCTGAGAAGTGGAACACCCAGTTAATGATGAACGGGAAGTGACCTTAGCTGAACACCAGCGACTGAGAACTGAGCAGAGCGGTGGGAAGTTTTGAGACGTCTCCAAAAAGGATTTCATAGAGATGTCTGATTTTCCAGACTCTACTGAGCACGCTCAGAGATATATAAACTGAGGATGGTCAtactcacaaatattttttatcccgttatctcaagttaatcaaaagaaaattattttgattgaaCCCCATACACTAAATTGTGAGTAGCACTCTGTCCAGATAATCTGCACCTGTCGCATCGttcagtaaccatggcaacgatGTGATTTCTGCCCTTGATTGAAATATTCTGATGTGTTCATCAATACCTCGGagtaatgagaaaaaaattaaaataatttttaagaATCGTTTTTTCCTAATAtctaaagataaaaaaaatttctctTGATATCTCATCGATAACAAAAATTGTTTCTCCTGAtatcttcagaaaaaaaaaagttttctcttGATATCTTGTTATCGCgatttaaaaatagttttccCTTGATAATATCTCGTTATCTCGGGGTAACAAGCTTTTTTACTTTGAGATTTGAGAATATTTGCGGACTTTCTCTGCTTCTATacattttaagcatttaaaataaaaatatttcaggaaGTTGCTCTTGCACCCTCAGCGATGAGGAACTGTGATGCATGATGGTATCAGGTTGATGCGCCTGCTattaaggcttttatttttatttgaaactgaaaataatgttcAAACGTgggaaacaagctgtgaactgAAAACAGCGTCCTTCTGTAAaccaggatttgtttttttctcatttacacaAAATCAGTGAGTGGATGCAACATAAACACTtatcaaaaatgtgtgtttatatataaatatgttccTCACCCCAAGGCTGACTCAGGTCTAAGACCAATGTAActatggtaacaatcaatgacacctgtgctggCCAGTGTCAATGTGGCTCATATTTGTGGTTTGtaaacattgttatggagagagcaaagagacgggacagaaacatttttaatgtcatgtgGTGAAAAACATGAAGGTTTGGAATTTATATCAACTAATTATGaagcaattacatttttaaattttataaaaaaataaactggaaacaaaaaaacacaagattcaagatcattttatgactttaaacACAGACTGATTTATTCATGTCGTATTTCCTTGAATGAAACTTTAGAGCAGAAATTTGTCAGTATGAGgaaatcacacagacacacacacacacacacacacacacacacacacacacacacacacacacacacctttacatctacattttgtttgttctggCCTGTACATTGTTATGAGGGGAATTCACAGTCAGCTGGTTTATCTGCAGgttaaacctgtgtgtgtgtgtgtgtgtgtgtgtgtgtgtgtgtgtgtgtgtgtgtgtttgcacagtgtGAGAAGTTGCCAGGTAAATCCATCCTCACCGTCCGGAGGAAGTGATGGCGATGTTTGTGTGATGTCAGTTCTCTGACgtcaaacagaaatatttgaagttgtgggaaaaaaaattgtttcagGAATTTTTCAGTGAATTTCctgtttaataaaaacaataatataattatctgcttctcagatgtgagaattagctgcttttctttattcttgtttttgtaaagtGAATAGTTCAGTGTGTTTACTTGTTCTTCGGAGCGACGCGGTGGTTCAGTGATCAGCACTGGCGCCTCACAGCCAggaggttctgggtttgaaccctGGAGTTTATATGTTGCAGGTTAACTGGTGAATTTCCTGCAGGTGTGAATGTTTGTTCATCTGTGCAGGATAAGTCCCGCCTCTCACCTCATGTGAGCTGGGATTGGCTGCAGCCTCTGACCCTGAGGTTCATGATGTTTTATAGatcaaactaataaaaaaattaaataattaatgggCAGTCTGTTTGTTCTCACCGTGAGTCTGTCATTAGGAAGACGGAGCTGTCAGAGCGTTGGATTCTCtgatgtcaaaggtcaaagtgtCGCTGCAGCAGCGTGTGAGAAACGTTCAGGAAGATGAAACAGACACCAAACCGCTGACAGGAACCGAACCTCGCTGCCAAACATTTCTCCGAAGTTTTCCTTTAACCAGTGGGAGCTCGTTCCCTCAGGAGGAAACTGACGAGCTCAGGTTTCAGGTTGTGATGTAACTGAGCCGCAGCTACACAATGACTAACGTTACATAATTAgatttataaaaacatctatGACAAACCTGTAAACACTGACACAGGTACTGACACTCACCTATAAAAATACATGATTCTCTCTAATTAAATTAATCACTTACATCTATAAAAATACATGATTCTGACTAATTACAGCAATGACTCATTAACTAACCACTCAGCTCTACAAACAACAGTGCTGGTTTCCACGGCGACAGCAGGGACCTCGTTAGGGTCAGGAGGTCGGAGGTCATCTCTTCCCCCAGAAGTTTTCTCGTCTCTTCTGAGCGCGCTGCAGGACGGCGGACGCCATGGAGCAGGAGGCCGCGGAACGCCACGACATCACCGAGAGCCGGTCGTCTGGGCAACGGGAGAACAGGTTTAAACGGAGGTGGGAGTTTCATTAAGTGTTTAAAAAGTGGTGTTGTTAATAAAGGTTGATTCACCGTCATCGGAGCCGCAGCCTCGTCCTGAACACTGCAGCTCCCTGAACCTCAGACCCAACTCACCTGAGGAGACACAGGAACACAATCATTCACCCGTCAACACGACCAACAACCACACAACCTCGAAAACACACCGTCACACCTGAGGAACCCTCGGTGCTCCCGCTCCAGGTGAGTCCTGGAGCCGGACTGTGACTCTTAGATACAACAAACAGTCAGAATTCAGATCGACTGTTTAGCTCTTCACTATCTTAAGCCGGACTTtggtgcaatgaattctgggtaaattaagactttttttcaaaataaaaattagaaTTACCgcttcctccactcagactagtttcagattacatccctgctTATCCAGagtcatttaaaatatgaaccaaattttgtcataattgcagtgaagtcttgagtaatggctaaaaagtgttttctgaggtcaccgtgaccgtgaccgtgacctttgacctttgaccaccacaatctaatcagttcatccttgagtcctactgaatgtttgtgccacagaAGAAGTTtatgaagaagttccgtcaaggcgttactcagatatcgtgtccacgagacgGCGGACGGTCAACCTGAAGACAAAATGGCTCCTCTGACTGTCGGcggcgtggaggaataaaaattgCCGCAGCAGAAAATATTTGGGTATAAGGAATTCAACAGTTACGAGAGTGAAACAATAACAGGAAAAATCTGATTAATTTGGTGTTGGCTGCGACTGGTCAGTGCAAGTGTCagtgattgttaccatggtaacactggtCTCAGGGCTGAGTCACCTTGGGGTAAGGTGTCTGATGTTTTCGGATTAAAAATGATTCGGTCTCCTGCAGGTTGTTTAATCATCAGTCTAATTAATTCATCAatccaattaattaattagttaattagttaattaattagcaGCTGCTCACCGTTGTGCTGGAAGTCAGGGTGTCTCAGGGTTCCCTGGATGCAGTGCAGTGGGGGAGGGACCAGAGGGGGTGGGGCAACAGGGGTTGGAGGCGTTTGCTTCATCCTGATTGGTTTAGAAGCCGGTTTGTGGTCAGGGGAGGGGCCAGGTGATGGAGGGCGTTTATTCTCTGACCACGCCTCTTTCCGTTTGAACGGCATGTCGACCACAGCGTCCGCCCCTGCTGCCACGGAAACGGCTGACCCACACCTCTGAGGACAAGAAGAGCAGTTTACTACAACAGGGTTTACACACTGTTCACAAAATAATGTCAAGGACTAAATGATTTTCCAGGACGACAAaaggttttttattatttctctcattttccatGAAGAATCTAAAACCTGTGACATCACCTGTTGCTTGAGTGGAGAAGACTCATCACTGATCTTCACTTTTCCCACTAGAATAGCTCCTCCTGTAGGacagacagaggtcagaggtcgacggtgtgtgtgtgtgtgtgtgtgtgtgtgtgtgtgtgtgtgtgtgtgtgtgtgtgtgtgtgtgtgtgtaccagtaGAAGGTGTGGTGAGGTCGTGGTGGGTTCTCTGAACTGGTCGTATCTTCAGCCTGGGAGTCGGtaacctcccctcctccctgtgaacgcacgcgcgcgcacacacacacacacacacacacacacacacacacacacacacacacaaacacacacacacgtttgtccTGATCGATCAGAGACGTCCACCACAGACTGATGCAGCAGCTCGTTCGTTTACAGTTTAGCTTCTAgatctgctctttgttttcttgcagcCACACGGTTGAAAAAGCCGAGTTTTAATTTTTGTgaactgttgccatggtaacagcaaCAATACACCGAGGCGCTTTTAAAGTGAATTGGACGTTACgccataaacacaaaacaaaagtccaaCCCTTTTGAAATGTGCGCCTGgagctgtaaatgttttttccGCCATTAAAATAGGAAAAGTGACAGTCATGCGCCTCAGACCGTTCGCTTTGGATCGTTAAAATAGAGCCCAACGAGTTTGACCTCAGTTAATAAACGCAACATGGCTGACTGCTGTCATTTTCAGTTTAGGCTAAAAATAAATCCCCACAAACAAACGATGCAGGTGAAATTGTGTCTCAGGTGTTGATGCTTCGACTAACTGCCTCAAACTGAAAGAGTCTGAAACTGAGATTTAATCAGTGTGACACGACACAAACTGTCTGAACGTTGTTCTGTCTCGTCCAGTTTTCCACAGGTTCTAATTAGATCATTGATCCGTTTACCAACAAGAATTCTGacacattttgtcagtttttatttagtttttgtctcttttcgTGTTGGAAACTGATTTTTCttcatagtgtttttttttttgtaactggaTTCACTTGTAAACAAACGGCTCCACATTATGAACCATGATAGTACTATGAAGTACTCATGAAGTACTAACTGACGGGTTCCTCGTGGCTTCTGGGTTTAAGACGTTGcgtgtttcacttcctgtcatgtCTCGGCTGTTGATTAATAACAACAGGAAACTAAATAACATGAAAGACACCGTGTTGCTGCTTTTCAGATAAATCAAGGttataatgttttcttcttcttcatatgatcaaatgaattattaattattaaaggAAGTTTCACAATCATAATTTAACTCACTCGTCTgtatttcctcctcctccttcttcttcttctccttcttcttctcctcctccttcccagGCGCTGGGTCTTTCAGCAGAAGGACTTTGAGAcgtttgtgcttttgtttgtgtgtttttgtttgtgtttatttctcctGAGCCCACGACAGACGACCTCTTACTGGAGGCAGCGGAGCggctgccaacacacacacacacacacacacacacacacacagtttacttCTAAATGcttttagagctgcaacgatcTATCGATTGATGAGACTATCAGTGAAAACTATtctgataattaattaatcaacaaaCGAcgaaaatagtgaaaaacagacattgatgcttttgtttgtcacatGATACAAACTGATTTATCGAATAAATAACCGACAAAAAATAACCTCTCACCTGGCCAGGTCCAGAGCCTCCACACAGGGCGTGCTGCGGCTGTCTGGATCctcacagaggtcaaaggtcaagcgtggggtgggggggtcagtGGCAGAGTCCGTGGTGTCGGTCGGCTCCCACAGAGCGTTGTGTTCGGACCGCAGCTGGTTCAGGTGATCTCTAGAGAAGTTGGTTCCCCAGGCGCGGCGGCGGTACGACGAGGCCTCCTGCCTCAGCTGcttcagctgcttcacctgcaCGACGACGGACGCGACTGTGGTCAGACGTGTCTCACACATCAGGGAGGTTATGAAGCAGATCGACACtcacatattttgtttgttacagCCTCAAATTTGGATCCAggttcaaaacaaacaactgaaaaaatgttttaatctaattttaacAAATTACAGTCTcaagttcttcttctttttgatCAAAGCAGATATTCTCtttgcatttcctgtttctaCAGTGTGGGGAAACTTTCAAGGCAAAGTTTAGAtatgaagagaagagagaaaaacagatttgattTGGATGTTGAACTTGGCCATGTTgcgattttgataatatttaaattaattgtgcagccttCAGGCAAATCATTAGATTATACATCTCGTCTTCACCGGCGTGTCCTTAGTCTGCGGCGCCTCGTCCTGTCGATTCTGGTAAACCAGACGGTAACCTGACCCTGACCCCAGTCCAAACCCTGGATTACCTCGGCCCTTTTTTCAACGCAAACCGCAGCCTGTCCCTCGACTAAACCTCAACCCCAGCACGAACTGTAAAACCTGACGCTGCAGGTCTCTGACTGTCACGATGCTAAATCTGTTGATCGTTTCCTCTGAGCAGGCAGGCGATGATGTGAGCTGACAGCGTCTTTTCACCACAGGATGGAAAGTTAACCGGACGCTTACACGCCGCCCACGGATTCAGAGATTTCTCTTTCATTCAGTTGGTTTATTCAGTCGTTGTCGTGTCTGATTGAAGCAGCTGCGGCAGACGAACTGTTTGCACGCTGGCATTCAGATGCAACACTACAATAAATcgtttttaatgtttcagtaaCAGATCTTCAGGTCTCTCGTTCAGCTTTCAGTATTTATCTTGTCATACAAATGTTGCTTGTCATCAGCTGGTTTTGCAATATGATAAATCAGGTCACATGTGATGCGTTTAAATGATGTTGTAACTTCAGACTGACTGGAATCAGCAGAGAGATGACACCACGTCCTGCAGCTCAGCACCACCTCAGTTCACACATTAATAAAACCTCCTTCCTGGAGTTTCATCAAAGACAAATCAGCTTCATGATTTTAACAaagcacagacatgaaaaaattcacagtcacagcagcaggtgaaatTTGGTTTCGTCCACGTCCATAAAACTCACTTACACTTTCTGCTTAAGTCATTTTCCAACTCGTCTCTGTCCTGATGTCACAGACTTTCGACTCGCTCGTGGAGTTGAATCATGACGTTTAGCCCACAAAAGTCCAGGGCTTTATGGGTAATGATGTTACGCTGATGATCTTGTGTCTGAACGAGACAGTTGTGAGGTCCAACACTGATGCCGGCGGGTTTAGGTCTGACTCGCAGTCGGTGTTCCAGTTTGTCTCGAAGGTGCTCGATAAGGTGGAGGTCAGGGTGTGTGCAGGTCAACAGGCTGCACCTGAAGACCGACGGTGCCACAGCGGAGTGACATCATCGTCCCATTTATGTcccaataatgaaaataatatgtcagCAAACAACCCTGACAGacagcctgaggattacactgagTCTCAGCTCAGTTCAGCAGCTAACGATGCAACTGGTCAAACAAAGacacttaaaacaaaaagttttactgaaaaaaaagttacgtgttgtcaaggttgcaaaaatcctccgtagaccagaccgtctcatttcagttcagtctaTGATGGGCCACACCTTCATAGACCaggtcctctgaaggatgcggaCCCTCAACTGAGACACAGCTCATGAGGAAgagtcacacacaaactggaGACACACAGTTGAAGAGTGCAGTGGTCTAAAATACAACTGTACACTGCAGCATTAAGATTTAACCGACCGGGCCCTGCAGCCTCGCTATGCAACAGCAGCGTCCgcaaatttttggccataaactgtaaaactattttgaaaacattCGAAACTAAAAAGTAAAACTATCAGTTTTAGAAACGGGTTTTCCTGCTCAGCTTCAGGGGATATTTGAGGTATTTTGACTTTGATGTTTTCAACTAATCTGATGTCAGCAGAGAAAAGTTtcatctgccccccccccaacgaCACTTTCCACACGACTGGTGGGAacctacctgtgtgtgtgtgtgtgtgtgtgtctgtgtatgtgtgtgtgactaacaGTGTGTTGTTTCCCTGAAATGAAGCTCTGTGGTTTCACCGCTGACACTCAGCACTCTGGTTTtctatcaacacacacacacacacacacgttgcaCAAATCCCCgacaaatcaaattcaaatcagCTGTTCAGCAGGTTTAAATCGTCGAGTGGACAAAATGTTGCAGAGTTTAATCTGAACTGATTTTGATGCTGACGAATCGAATATTGTCATGAATTCCGTGAAGACGCCAAAACCATCAGATAATGTCACACGACTCCGACGATTAATCTGCCACTGGAAATAATCCCCAACAAATGCTTTacatat
The sequence above is drawn from the Seriola aureovittata isolate HTS-2021-v1 ecotype China chromosome 22, ASM2101889v1, whole genome shotgun sequence genome and encodes:
- the mdm1 gene encoding nuclear protein MDM1 isoform X2; amino-acid sequence: MTVRFKCQSEYQKSYGVPRSRSLPPQRCTPLAGLRSYQMGISREPGLQRRKRLGPAGLAQSCTSLLCPSDPHQSPAEPIAHAHIRAPSAAPASRSRSAHRKKPSLAPRPPTPPPESRAEPESPAQPKTPERPQRAAGKSTKLHPSQPDRQPQQPSRPPTAAPDRQQLSANEVEHALRWRAGLRSEGQRSGGQKSEYHRQFSWKKPTTAASPILTAEQVLYSSSRTVPPFKKNSVAMETEYQRSFQGVAPPTEPRLRTHLEHQQIPLFHKHMTNKKRKEESQKKPRPNNNAPTPQNDNAMPPPPPQVQGGPRIPEKGGATDSDAPQVKQLKQLRQEASSYRRRAWGTNFSRDHLNQLRSEHNALWEPTDTTDSATDPPTPRLTFDLCEDPDSRSTPCVEALDLASRSAASSKRSSVVGSGEINTNKNTQTKAQTSQSPSAERPSAWEGGGEEEGEEEEGGGGNTDEEEGRLPTPRLKIRPVQRTHHDLTTPSTGGAILVGKVKISDESSPLKQQRCGSAVSVAAGADAVVDMPFKRKEAWSENKRPPSPGPSPDHKPASKPIRMKQTPPTPVAPPPLVPPPLHCIQGTLRHPDFQHNGELGLRFRELQCSGRGCGSDDDDRLSVMSWRSAASCSMASAVLQRAQKRRENFWGKR